The genome window TTTTCTTCAAAGATTCATCTTTTCCGTTTTATGATGAAGAGGATGAATTTGACGATGACGATTTTGACTATGGCGAAGAATGGAAAGAGTTAAGCGATGATTTTACGCTCTCCGATTATGGCTCCATAGAAAACCTTGATATCTACCAGGATGCCCGATCCTATGCTGTTGATACTCTGAAATGGGCTGAAATGATTCCCCGGCAGATGCAAAACAAACATGTACATGATTACATCACCAACGTTCTGAAGATAACGGCCAAACTTGCCGGTGGTTATTCGTTTGGCTTTGAGCAAGATGTGTTGGGCGGAAACATCGCCTATACAAAAAAAGCTCTCTACAGTGCCAATTCAGCGTTGAAACATCTTCATTACATGAAAAAGGAACCTTACATTACCTCTCTTGCCTATTCTAAATTTCACGAGCGGTTGTTTGAGCTTCGAAACGATATAGGAATTTACATCCAGGAATTACGAGATCGATTTCAGCTGGGGCTTGAATAGCCGCGCTTCTCTTTAATCTCTCTAATTTTTTCCCGGATGATGTCAACCAACTCATTCACCTCATTCAGATGTGTTCGTACCGACAGAATTGCAACACGAAAAAAGAAAACTCCATCCACTTCTGTTGTTGAGAGGAAAAAACGCCCATCTTTTAAAATCAATTTGTGAAGCTCTCTATTTAATGCATCTAAATCATCACCACCGGGATTCCACCGAAACATAAAGATGCTCAGTTGAGGTTCAGGGCCAACTTCAATTTCATCCATCGACTTCATCTTTTCCCACAAGTATCGGGCTAATAACTGCTTTTCATCCAGGGCATCCCGAAATCGTTTCACGCCATGTAACTTCAACGGCATCCACATTCGTAAGCCCCGAAAATGTTTACTCAATTCAGGTGATATCTCAGCCGGAGAATAGATACCGGATTTAATATTCGCATCTTTCATATAGTTGGCTTCAAAGCGGTGAGCTTCGGCCAGCTTCTTCACATCTTTTACAATTAGAGCGCCGGTTCCGTAGGGAAGAAACAACCCTTTGTGGGGATCCATCACAACAGAATCTGACTTTTCAATACCCTTGAGCTTTTTCTTCCCATCTTCCGTCAGGATAAAAAATCCACCGTATGCGGCATCCACGTGATACCATAAATCGTTCTTTTTTGCCGTTTCACCAATCTCATCCAATGGATCTATCGCCCCGGTATCAGTTGATCCGGCCGATGCCACCACAACCCAGGGAATCAATCCATCTTTCCGATCCTGATCTATGCTTCTTTCCAGTTCAAATGGAATCATCCGAAACTTATCATCCATCGGGATATACCGGCGGTGGCACTCTCTCATCCCAATAATATTCAGCGCCCGGTCTACGCAGTGATGTGTTTGCTTCGTCAGATATACTACGGCTTTGGAATAGTCCGCAGCTTTTAACCCGGCACTGTCTCTTGCCGTAACCAACGCTGTGAGATTTGCATGACTTCCGCCGGATGACAAATACCCACCCGGCTGCTCATCATACCCGATCAATTCACACAACCAGTTTATAAGCCTCGTTTCAATAACAACCGCTCCGGGCGAGGATGCATACACTCCCGCATATCGATTGGTCATAGCAGCTAAAAAGTCTCCTACAGCCGATGAAGCCAATCCTCCGCCGGGGATATAACCAAAATGGCGGCCCGATACGGTATTAAGGCCGGGCCGAACCACAACATTTTCAATTTGCCGGATGATCTTTTCTGCCCCGCCGGGTTCCTCATTTACCGGTTCATCCAGCAATTTTTTTACGGATTCATCAAACTCCCGATATGCTTTTTGATCTTGCTGAGAATCATAAAACCGATTGGCATAATTGATGGCCACATTTTGCAGGTGAATTCTCTCTTTCGGATCTGGATCTAACTTTGAAGAACTTTGTTTGAGTTCTATAAGTTTTTTTTGAATCATCTACTGGGCAAATAACTTTTGATATTTTAATTGGTTCAAATATCGCGAAAATTTTTTCCATTTTAGACAAACATTCTGTACTTATTCTCTAATTAAACCTCAACTCATTCAGATAAAATTCACGGCATGAAAAAACTGACTGCACTCTGTATCACGTGTTTCATTTTCTTTCTTTCATCGAGCCTGCTTTTCGGTCAGCAGAACAACAGAGGTGATTATAAAATTGTAGGATATGTAGCCGGCTGGCACGATTGGTCCACCGGGATGATTGATGCACAGAAACTCACTCACATCAACTACGCTTTTGCTGATATTATTGACGGCAAAGTTGCCTCGTACCTGGATAATGATAACTACAACTTTCGGATGCTGGATTCGCTCAAGACAGATAATCCCGATCTGAAAATTTTGATTTCGGTCGGCGGCTGGTCTCGTTCCAAATTCTTCTCAGACGCAGCTTTGACAGAAAAATCCCGCGAACTGTTTGCAGAAAGCGCTGTTGATTTCATGAAAAAATATAAGCTTGATGGCGTGGATCTCGACTGGGAATATCCCGGATTATCCGGCGATGGAAATGTCTACCGCACAGTAGACAAACAGAATTTCACGCTGATGTTAAAAACATTGCGCGAACACCTCGACAGGCAAACAGAATTAGATGGGAGAGATGAGAATCCATATTTACTGACTATTGCCACCGGTGCCAGCAAAAATTACCTGGAGCACACCGAAATGCACAAAGCCCATCAGTACCTCGATTTCATCAATATTATGACGTACGATTTTCACACCGGCGGATCGCCTGTTGCGGGTCATCATTCCAACTTGTATCCATCGCAAAGCATCCATTTTACGGGTCCATCGGCCGATCAATCGGTACAATGGCATATTGATGCCGGAATTCCGTCTGAAAAGCTGGTACTTGGCGTGCCGTTTTATGGAAGATCGTGGTCAGGTGTTCGGCCAGAGGATAACGGTCTTTATCAATGGACGGGCGGTGACGAACGCGGCTCAGCCGGATTTGACAGGCTTAAAGATGAACTGATCAACAAAAATGGATTTACCCGTTACTGGGATGATGAAGCCAAAGCCCCTTACCTTTGGAATCCCGATACACAAACCATTTTTGTGTACGATGATGAGGAATCACTCCAAATTAAAACGGATTACATCAAAGCTCGCGGCCTGGGAGGAGCGATGTTCTGGGAATACAGCAGTAATCTTGGGGAAGAGTTGTTAAATGTCCTCTATGATGGCTTGAATGATTGATACTCAAAAAAATAAATAGTCTCTCTCTTTTTAAACCTGATTAAGAATAGACTATAAATCCTCGGCCATTTCGCCTGACACTAAATAGATAATACGTTCGCAAATATTGGTTACCCGGTCGCCAATTCGCTCCAGGTTATGGGATGCCCACAACAGATGAGTACATTGAGAAATATTATCGGGATTTTCGATCATAAACGAGAGAAGCTCTCTGTAAACCTGGTTGTACAGATCATCGATATCATCATCCTGGCTGTGGATCATTCTGGCGGATTTTTCATTGTGATTCACATACGCCTTCATCGAATTTTCAACCATATCTACTGCAATTTCTCTCATTCGCGGAACATCAATCAGCGGTTTTACGTGCTTCTCATCACCAATCATCAGAGTGATTTTTGCAATTCCGGCAGCATAGTCACCAATTCGCTCCAATTCTGTATTAATGGTAAGAAGTGCAATCAGTTCTCTTAAATCAGAAGCGACCGGCTGCTGTGTAGCAATGAGATTAATACAATCATCTTCAATTTCCCAGCGAATATCATTGATGATTTTGTCCTCTTTTTTAATCAGTTTCGCTTTTTTCAGGTCCTGATCAACCAAAGCATCTACAGACTCTTCAATCGCTGATATAACTTTTTCTGACATATCAATCAGCTTCTGATTAATCTCTTCAATTTGTTCTTGTGTTATCGTATTCATCATAATATCCAAATTACTTAAAGGCTATATCACTATCCAAAACGCCCTGTAATATAATCTTCTGTCTTCTTCTTTGTTGGATTTGTAAACAACGTTTTTGTATCTCCGAGCTCAACAAGGTTTCCTACATAGAAAAAAGCCGTTTTATCAGAAACGCGGGCTGCCTGCTGCATATTATGAGTAATAATGACAATAGTTATATCCTTTTTCAGCTCGTGTATTAAATCTTCAATTCGAAGTGTTGATTGAGGATCGAGTGAACTGGTTGGTTCATCCATCAGCATCACTTCGGGTTCTACGGCTAAAGCACGTGCTATAGAGAGGCGCTGCTGCTGCCCGCCGGAGAGGTCAACAGCGGCTGTATCTAAACGATCTTTCACTTCATCAAACAGAGCCGCCTGTTTCAGGGCTTTTTCACATGCTTCGTTTAGCGTATTTTTATCCCGGATTCCCACCAATTTTAAACCGGCCACAACATTATCATAAATAGACATGGTTGGAAACGGTGTGGGCTTTTGAAATACCATACCAATTTTTCTGCGGATAATAACCGGGTTGATATCCTCGCCATAGATATTGGTATTTTCAAGAAGTACTTCTCCTTCAACTTTGGCAACCCTGGTTAGATCGTGCATTCTGTTTAGCGCACGTAAAAAAGTTGTTTTACCGCATCCAGATGGACCAATCAGTGCCGTAACTGTTCTATTTTCAATTGGAATAGAGATATCTTTTACACCGATCTCTTCTCCATATTTTACAGTTAGATTTTTGGTTTCCATTTTTAAACTCATGTCACGATGGTCTTTGGTTTCATAGAATTTAATAGCAGATTTCTTTTGCTGTTTTGGCTCTTTGACTACAATCGACATAGTATCATCTCCCTAACTTTGCTGCATTTTATGTCTTGTTAAATACCTGGCGGTTACAAATGTTAAGATTACAAAACTAAACAGAACGATTGCCGCTGCCCAACCCATACCATGCCACTCTTCGTAAGGACTGATAGCCAGGCTGTAAAGCCGCTGTGGCAAGGTATCTACCGGCTCGAAGAAAAATCCCAGCCAACTGTTGGGCAGGTAGTTATTGCCAAAAGAAGTAAACAGCAATGGAGCCGCTTCACCTGCCGCACGGGCAAATGCCAGCAGAACGCCGGTAACCAATCCGGTTTTAGCCGCGGGCACGACCGTTGAAAGTACCACTCTCCAACGGGGAATTCCAAGCGCGAGACCGGCTTCCCGGATCGTCCAGGAGATTCCCTGAAGAGCACTTTCGGTTGTTCGGGCAATAATCGGCAGCATCACAAAACAGAGGGCAACCGAACCGGATATTCCCGAAAAGGTTCCCATTGGTTTAACAATTAAAACAAACGCAAACAGTCCTTTTAAAATGGCCGGCATTCCGTTCAGCGTATCATTCATAATTCTGAGAGTGGGATTCAGCGCATGCTCGGGATATTCGGAAAGCATAATGCCTGCACCTATTCCAATCGGCACGGCGATAGCCAAAGCGAGGAGGTCAACAACTACAGTTCCAAGAATGGTGTGAACAAGGCCTGTAGGCTCTCCCAACATAGCCCTTGATGGCGAACCAAGTTCTTCTGTAAAAAAATCGTAGTTTAAAGCACTCACTCCCTCAATAATTACATGAGCGAAGATAATAACCAATGGAGCAAGCACAACGATTGTTGCAACAATCAGCAGGCCCTCCATTATTTTTTCATGAATTCTGCGCCTTTTTAAACTTTTCATACTGCGTTGCTGCCTCCAACTGAAATTTTCCTGTTAATGTATGCAGCGGTTAGATTTACAATTAGTGAAATAATAAAGAGAAGAAAACCGATCGCCATCAAACTGGACAGATGCAGGCTTTCAACCGCCTCACGAAATTCATTCACAATAACAGACGGCATCGTTGCGGCGGCACCGAAAACAGAAAACGGAAGCGTGTTTTTATTACCAATCAACATAGCTACGGCCATTGTCTCGCCTATTGCACGGCCCAGCGACAGAATAGCTCCGGCCACAATACCGCCTCTTGCATAGGGTAAAACAGCCATGCGAATTACTTCCCACCGGGTTGAACCCAACGCCCACATCGCTTCCCGCTGATCTTTTGGAACGGCCTGGATGGCATCTTTTGCAAGAGATGTTGTGTAGGGCACAATCATCAGTGCCAAAACAATGGTAGCGGTAGCCATTCCATACCCGATTGGGTTTCCAAGTATCGGTAATAGCGCCGGATAACTTGCTTCTGCCCATTCGTAAATTGGTACGTAAACCGCGTCACGCAACCAGGGTGCAAGGATAAAAATACCCCAAATCCCGATAACCACACTCGGGATGGCTGCAATGAGTTGAACTAAATTGTCGATAATACTTGAAAGCCATTTAGGTGCATACTCTGCTGAAAATATAGCCACCGCAAGAGCCGGGAAAAAAGAGATCAGCAGTGCAACACTGCTGGTAATAATAGTACCGAAGAGAAATGGCCATGCACCAAATACCAGTTG of Balneolaceae bacterium contains these proteins:
- a CDS encoding aminotransferase class V-fold PLP-dependent enzyme; translation: MIQKKLIELKQSSSKLDPDPKERIHLQNVAINYANRFYDSQQDQKAYREFDESVKKLLDEPVNEEPGGAEKIIRQIENVVVRPGLNTVSGRHFGYIPGGGLASSAVGDFLAAMTNRYAGVYASSPGAVVIETRLINWLCELIGYDEQPGGYLSSGGSHANLTALVTARDSAGLKAADYSKAVVYLTKQTHHCVDRALNIIGMRECHRRYIPMDDKFRMIPFELERSIDQDRKDGLIPWVVVASAGSTDTGAIDPLDEIGETAKKNDLWYHVDAAYGGFFILTEDGKKKLKGIEKSDSVVMDPHKGLFLPYGTGALIVKDVKKLAEAHRFEANYMKDANIKSGIYSPAEISPELSKHFRGLRMWMPLKLHGVKRFRDALDEKQLLARYLWEKMKSMDEIEVGPEPQLSIFMFRWNPGGDDLDALNRELHKLILKDGRFFLSTTEVDGVFFFRVAILSVRTHLNEVNELVDIIREKIREIKEKRGYSSPS
- a CDS encoding glycoside hydrolase family 18 protein → MKKLTALCITCFIFFLSSSLLFGQQNNRGDYKIVGYVAGWHDWSTGMIDAQKLTHINYAFADIIDGKVASYLDNDNYNFRMLDSLKTDNPDLKILISVGGWSRSKFFSDAALTEKSRELFAESAVDFMKKYKLDGVDLDWEYPGLSGDGNVYRTVDKQNFTLMLKTLREHLDRQTELDGRDENPYLLTIATGASKNYLEHTEMHKAHQYLDFINIMTYDFHTGGSPVAGHHSNLYPSQSIHFTGPSADQSVQWHIDAGIPSEKLVLGVPFYGRSWSGVRPEDNGLYQWTGGDERGSAGFDRLKDELINKNGFTRYWDDEAKAPYLWNPDTQTIFVYDDEESLQIKTDYIKARGLGGAMFWEYSSNLGEELLNVLYDGLND
- the phoU gene encoding phosphate signaling complex protein PhoU, which codes for MMNTITQEQIEEINQKLIDMSEKVISAIEESVDALVDQDLKKAKLIKKEDKIINDIRWEIEDDCINLIATQQPVASDLRELIALLTINTELERIGDYAAGIAKITLMIGDEKHVKPLIDVPRMREIAVDMVENSMKAYVNHNEKSARMIHSQDDDIDDLYNQVYRELLSFMIENPDNISQCTHLLWASHNLERIGDRVTNICERIIYLVSGEMAEDL
- the pstB gene encoding phosphate ABC transporter ATP-binding protein PstB, giving the protein MSIVVKEPKQQKKSAIKFYETKDHRDMSLKMETKNLTVKYGEEIGVKDISIPIENRTVTALIGPSGCGKTTFLRALNRMHDLTRVAKVEGEVLLENTNIYGEDINPVIIRRKIGMVFQKPTPFPTMSIYDNVVAGLKLVGIRDKNTLNEACEKALKQAALFDEVKDRLDTAAVDLSGGQQQRLSIARALAVEPEVMLMDEPTSSLDPQSTLRIEDLIHELKKDITIVIITHNMQQAARVSDKTAFFYVGNLVELGDTKTLFTNPTKKKTEDYITGRFG
- the pstA gene encoding phosphate ABC transporter permease PstA, with translation MKSLKRRRIHEKIMEGLLIVATIVVLAPLVIIFAHVIIEGVSALNYDFFTEELGSPSRAMLGEPTGLVHTILGTVVVDLLALAIAVPIGIGAGIMLSEYPEHALNPTLRIMNDTLNGMPAILKGLFAFVLIVKPMGTFSGISGSVALCFVMLPIIARTTESALQGISWTIREAGLALGIPRWRVVLSTVVPAAKTGLVTGVLLAFARAAGEAAPLLFTSFGNNYLPNSWLGFFFEPVDTLPQRLYSLAISPYEEWHGMGWAAAIVLFSFVILTFVTARYLTRHKMQQS
- the pstC gene encoding phosphate ABC transporter permease subunit PstC — protein: MSELSKQSPDGDELKKEPGILYRWLGDKIFSVVVISLGISIILLALGMAWVLYDEGSLALHKFGFFEFLTNTTWDPAVQLVFGAWPFLFGTIITSSVALLISFFPALAVAIFSAEYAPKWLSSIIDNLVQLIAAIPSVVIGIWGIFILAPWLRDAVYVPIYEWAEASYPALLPILGNPIGYGMATATIVLALMIVPYTTSLAKDAIQAVPKDQREAMWALGSTRWEVIRMAVLPYARGGIVAGAILSLGRAIGETMAVAMLIGNKNTLPFSVFGAAATMPSVIVNEFREAVESLHLSSLMAIGFLLFIISLIVNLTAAYINRKISVGGSNAV